AAAAAATCCTTCTTTTAAGAAGGATTTTATAATCAACCAAATAAATCTAAAAAACTCCACTTGTTTGTGAAGTGGGGAATTCAAATAATGAAAAAAACAAAATTTTAAGAGGTACCTCTAATATATTTAATTCGAACTTTTAATTTAAATACACTTTAAAGATATGGTAGATTTAAACTAAATAATTAAATATTCGGTATGTAGATGTTGTTACATCGACTAAAGCAAGAGCTTAAGTCGATGAATAGTAAAACTTTGTAAATGTGTTGATTATAAAAAACCTATAATAAGTTTAGCCTTTTCATGAGCTCTGATCGATTCGATCTACTTACTGGAATAACATCTTTTTCTATAAGTACACTATTATCTTCTATATCTACAATTTTCTTTAAATTGATAATATAAGATCTATGCACTTTTAAAAATAAATCGTTAGGTAGTTTCTCTTCTATTTTCTTTAAGGTAGAATGAACCGTGTAGTTTTTATCTTTTGTCTTAATTAAAATATAATCTCCTTTTGCTTCTACTATATTGATACTAGGAATTTCAATTTTAATTAACCTTCTATCTATGTTTATATACAGCTGCTGGTCTTCATCTTTTGCTTCCTCTTTTCCAGATGTATTAGCTTCTTGATTTTGATTACTAAATGTAAACTTTTTTGCTTTTTCTATTGCTTTCACAAAACGTGGTAAAGTAATAGGTTTTACTAAATAATCTACAATACATTCGTACTCAAAAGCATCTATTGCGAATTTTTGATCTGAAGTTGTTAAAATAATTCTTGGAGGTTTTTTAAGTGTTTGAATTAAATCAAATCCCGTAAAATCTGGCATGTGTATATCTAAAAAAATAAGATCTACTTCATTTTGATTTAAATACTTTATTGCTTCTATAGCGTTTGAAAATTCCTCTATAACGTTTAAAGATCCTTCAGTTTTACATAGCTGGCTTACTATTGTTCTTGCTGTGGATTCATCATCAATGATTAAACAATTCATGTATTTAAATAATTTTACGCATTGTCTAAAAAATTAGACATCTTAGTTAATAATTCCAAGAAATCAGTGTGTCCTTTCATATCTCCTTCTAAGAGTTCTTTTTCGTATGCTACAGCTGATTCATATGATTTTTCTAAGCCTAAAATACTAATTTTATGTTTAATTTTATGAACTATCTCTGCTATTTGTTTAAAATCCTGTTTTTCAACATGATTGTTATACGTATTTACCTCTTCTGGTAATTCACTTTTTAAAATTGACAGCATTTTTGCTTCAAACTCTTTGTCTCCTCCGGAAAGTTCGCTGATGTAGTTTAAATTTGGTTGTTCTGAATTCATTTTATTTATTTCTTAAATTCGATGTAAAATGTTGTTCCTATCCTCTCTACACTTTCTAACCATATTTTCCCGCCATAAACATCTACAATTTTCTTTACTATAGAAAGACCTATACCTGTAGAATCTTTATGATTTCCTAATGATTGGAATACTTCAAAAATTTTTGCGTGATATTCTTTCTTTATTCCAATACCGTTATCTTGAACACTAAATATATAGCTTTTCTTTTTTTCTTTAACATTAATTTTTATTAATCCTTCTTCTTTATCGATATAATTTACAGCATTACTCATTAAATTTTGAAAAAGTTGCTGGATTCTCACCTTATCTGCCTTAATAATCGGTAAGTTTTTATCTATTTCAATTTTAATATGCTTTGGAACATAAATTAATTTACTAATTCCTTTTATGACTTCATAAGTATTTACATTTTCAAAAGCTTCATCATCGTTATTAATACTCGAATAATTAAGAATATCATTAATTAAACGTTCCATTTTCTCTACGACTTCCTGGATCATATCAACATTCTGCACACCACCTTTTCCTAGATTTTCTCCATAGTCTTCTTTCAACCAACTTGTTAATGCGGAAATACTTCGTAATGGAGATTTTAGATCATGAGAAACTATATGAGCATATTCTTCAAGCTCAACATTACGTTGTTCTAGCTTTTTAAGCAACTCTTCTTTCTGTGATTCTAATTTTTTGATATGAGTAATATCTAGAACGATACCTATTGAACCTGTAATCTCTCCTTGTATATCAAAATTGGGTGCAGCACTTACTAATAAAACTTTTTCTTGATTAAGGTTATTTATAAATTTAAATTCATAGGATCCTGACTTTTGACCTTTTTTATCTTTATTTCTTTGTTGAATAAAATCAATAATCTTTTCTTTCTTAAAAAGCTCTCTAACATCTTGATTCAAAATTTTCTCTTCATCAAAACCAGTCATTTTCATGAAGTTACTATTGGTTGATAAAATTTTATTTCTTCGATCTAATTCTACTAATCCTAACTTCAAATTTGCTATAATGTTGCTATATCTTTTTTTGTGTGTTTCTAGGCTTTTTCTGTAATTCCTAGATAAAGTTACATCTCGGTACGTCCAAAGGTGTCCTTTGTATTCATTATTCTTTGATATCGGTATGTAATCTCGCTCTAATATTCTTCCATCCACCAATCTTAATTCGTCTCCTAAAACTACTTTCTTATCTTTTATTAATTTATTGATTCGATTTGCAAAATATTCTGGTCGTTCAAAAAGATGCTTTGTCTGGCTTAGTAATTTCAGGCAATTTTGACCTAATAATTCTGATGGTTTTAGTGGAATTGAAAAAATCTCGCACATTTTTTTATTAGAAATAACAATCTCTCTCTTTTCATTTTCTAATAAAACGGCACTATCTAAATGAGAAATTAAAGATGTTAATCTATTTTCTGATTCAATTAGCCTTTGTTCTGCTAATTTATTTTCAGTAATATCTTCAACCGTTGCTACTTGAAATTTCACTTTACTTTCAGGACTTCTTACAGAATTCACAATTGTTTTAGCCCATAAGATATCACCATCTTTTTTTATGTATCTTTTCTCTTGAGTAAAATTATTTATTTCTCCAGAGGAAATTTTATTTCTTAATTTTTTTGAAGCTTCACGATCGTCTGGATGAGTAAATTCATTTACTGTTAAGGCTCTCATTTCTTCTAACGTATAACCTAACATTTTTGTAATCGTGTTATTAGCAAAAACAAAATCATCGTCTTGCTCTTGTGATAAAACAATACCTATAGGAGAATTATTAAAAATAATATCTAATTGATGTTTTTGTTCTTCTAATAATTCTTGAATTGCAATTTCTTCTGTAATATCTCTAGCTATACCTTGCGCTCCTGCTACTTCTCCATTTGTGTTACATATTAAACTACAATTAACTTCTAAAGTTTTAATTGTTTTGTTTTTGGTAATAATTCTAGATCTATACTTAGTATAAAAACCTTCTTGTATTAAATTTTTAAAAGCACCTATGGTGTATCCATAATCGTCAGGATGAACGATTTTCATTAAGTTAAGTGGAGTACCTTCTGTATAATCATAACCAAACATAGTTATGGCTATATCATTCATTTTTATAACATTGCCTCTAAGATCTATCTGTACAAAGGCATCATTAATATTTTCAAAAATTCCTTTAAGTTCAGAATCTTTTTTTGATAATTCTTCTTCTAAGTGTTTTGTTTTGGTCTCTAGCTTGTTGATTAAGTTTTCAGATTCTTTAGTAAAACTGTTGAGTTTTTCTTCTGCAGCTAGTCTTGCTTTTTTCTCATTTTCTAAAGCCCGTTTCAAATCGTTACTCACAATATCACTCATAATTGTTTATTGGATATAGTATAAAAAAGTAATGTATCCTGTTGATACAACAGAATATATTAAATAAAGATTATAACTAATGAAAAAGACTTATACGACTTAAACTGAAATCAACTCATTAGCGCTCCAGTAAGATAACACTTTTATTAGTTTATTTTGATAATCTTCATATTTAAGAGGTTTAACCATGTAGCCCGCAATTCCTATTCTATAACATTCTAACATATCTTTTTGATTTGTAGATGTTGTTAATATAATAGTAGGTAAATATTTTAATACTTCGTCATCCTTAAGAATTTTAAGGAATTCGATACCATTTATTTTAGGCATGTTCAAATCTAGAAGTATAATATTTGGTAAATTGTCTTTATCTTCTAAAATTTTCAAAGCTTCTTCTCCATTATTTGCTTCAATAACTCGATGCTTTGAATCTAGCTTAGATAAAATCCGATTGAATTTCATTACTTCTATTTGGTCATCTTCAATTAACAATATTGTTAATTTTCTTTGCATTTTTTTATATTTTAGGTAGCTTAATCTGCAATTTAAGATAATAGTGCTTGCAATATATTTTCTTTAGTTTAAACCGTTATATTTAACGATAAAATGTAGAAAAGTATAGACGAATAGTTTTTACCGTTAACATATGTTTACAGAACAACACATGAAAAAACCATTACTAATTATTTCTAAAATCTGTTTGATATTTATTCTATTGATTGCTTTTAATTGCAAATCAAAAGAAAAGAATAAAATTACAGAAAAACTTGAGTATACTAACGCTTTAATTAACGAATCTAGCCCGTATTTATTGCAACATGCTCATAATCCTGTTAACTGGTTTCCTTGGGATAAGCAGTATTTAGATCAAGCAAAAGAGGAAAATAAATTAGTGTTACTTTCTATTGGATATGCATCATGTCATTGGTGTCATGTTATGGAAAAAGAAACTTTTGAAGACAAAGAAGTGGCTGATTTTATGAACAAAAATTTTATTAATATTAAAATTGATAGAGAAGAACATCCAAACGTTGATAAAACCTATTTAAAAGCTGTTCAAATAATGACAGGAAATGGTGGCTGGCCATTAAACTGTGTGATCTTACCTGATGGAAAACCTATTTGGGGTGGAACTTATTTCAATAAAGAAAATTGGTTAACATCTTTAAAAGAGATACAACGTCTTTACCAAGAAAATCCTGGGCGAGCAAAAGGTTTTGCAAATAAATTAACAGAAGACTTAAAATCGCTACAAGAATTTGATAACACTAATTTAAATCAGGAGTTCTCAAGAGATAAACTCGATAACTTTATAGCTGAATGGAAAACTAAATTAGACTCTATTAACGGTGGTTTAATTGGTAAAAGTCAATTCCCTAGAGCTAGTAATTATCAGTTTTTATTGAGATATGCTTATCAAAAAGAAGATAAAAAACTAGAAAATTTTGTTTATAAAACACTAGATAAAATTGCTAATGGTGGATTGAATGATCATTTAGCTGGTGGTTTCGCAAGGTATACTGTAGATAACAAATGGCATATTCCTCATTTTGAGAAAATGCTATATGATAATGCACAATTAATCTCTCTTTTTTCTTACGCTTATCAACTCACTAAAAACAAACAATATAAAGCTGTTGTGTATAGAACTTTTGATTTCATAGATAAAGAACTTTATAACGATGGGTTATATTTTTCTTCTTTAAATGCTGATAGTATGAATGAAAATGGAGAATTAGAAGAAGGCGCATATTACACCTGGAAAAAGGAAGAATTACAGCAATTAATCACAAGTGATTTTGATCTTTTTAAATCTTATTTTGGAATTGATAGTATTGAAACTGTTGAAGGAAAACATGCCTTAGTTAAAATTTATAATGACGAAGTTTTCAGTAAAAAACATCAACTTTCTTTAGATGATGTAAAGCTTAAAATTAATTCTTGGACCTCTACTTTATTAAATGCTAGAAATAAAAGAATTAAACCTACTACAGATCAAAAGATTTTAACGTCATGGAATGCTTTACTATTACAATCATTTGTTGATGCTTATAAAGTTTTTGGTGACGATAAATTTAAAACTAAAGCTTTAGAATGTGCAGAAACTATTAAAAGAAAGGCAATTTCTAATACCGGGGAAATTACAAGAAGTATTACAACTTCTAATAAAGATATTAAAGGGTATTTAGAAGATTATGCTTTATTAGCTCAGAGTTTTATTTCTCTTTATGAAATCTATTTAGATGAAAAGTGGCTTCAGGAAGCTAAAAAAATTACAGAGATTTCTTTTACCAACTTTTTTAATACAGAAATTGGATTCTTTAACTACACAGCTAAAAATAGCGACCAATTGATCTCTGATAATTTTGAAATTGAAGATTTAGTAATTCCCTCTTCAAACTCTGTAATCTGTAAAAATCTTTTTAAACTCGGTCATTATTTCAGCAATGATAATTACTTAGATTTGAGTGAAAAAATGTTGCAGAAAATGTTACCTAAAATAGAAAAACATCCACACGTCTACTCTAATTGGATAGATACGTATTTAAACCTTAGCTACCCTTTCTATGAAACTGCTATTTCTGGCAAAAATGCCATAGAAAAGCTTAAAAAGCTGAACCAAAATTACATTCCGAACCATTTGATAATTGGAAGTACTGAAAATAGTGACTTACCTTTGTTAAAAGGTAAATATAACAATGACAAAACACTAATTTATATATGCATGAACAAGACATGCAAATTACCTACAGAAAACATTAACACAGCTGTTTCTATGTTAAAAAAGAACTGATTAATCGTTTTGAAGAAATATTGAGTAATCATACATATTCATAATACCTGAAGTATATGGCGCATTACTTTCTTCACTTGTTTCATCTATACTTTCAATAAATTGATTTAAACTTTTTAATTGAATTTTTCCTTCTTTAATATTTGGAAAATAATACAGCTTCGTTTGAGTGTCTTCTTTCTGAATAATAAGATTACTCTGCTCTGATTTTGAATAGTAATTCACTCCTATTTCCGATTCTTCTTGAAGTTGAAAGATCCCTGTTCTTGAAATTTCTTTTTCTATTCCACAACCTTCTTCAATAAAACTAAAAGGTATTGTTTTCGGAAATGAAATAGGAGCAGCATAAGGAATTTTAAACTTTATTATTGTTCTGTAACAATCTGGAGCTCCACAGTCAAAACCGTGTAAATCGAACACTAAATTAAATCCTAAAGTATTTTCATGTCTATGAACTAAATTTCTTAAATATAGTTCAGCTAGTAGACTATTTTTAAGGTTTTCGTCTGGTTTAGACGCTAACAATTTTTGACGAAGCTCTTTTCGTTCTTTTTCTAAACGTTGTTCCTCCTCTAGAAGTTTTTCTTTAAGTTGATTTACCTCTTCTTTTTCTTTAGTAACTTTTTGTACCACTTTATGTTCTTGCTTCTTTTCACCACAAGAAAATAAGATATAAATTACTAGAACTAAAGCTACTCTCATAATTTTTCTTTCGATAAAACTACATCATCTATCCAAACTTTTCTATTACCTCCTCCTTTTTGATAATCTATCCAACCTAACGTAACTTTTTCAAAGACTGGGAAAGTCCATTCTCCATTATTTCCATTTTCTAAACAACCTTTATCAAAAGATTGATGCTCTTTTAAATCGTGAACTAACTCTTCATTAATCCACAATCGCATATTGTTAGTTTTTCTATTTACATACCAATTCACAACAAACCACTCATTTTCTGGGATTTTCACTTTTGTATGATCCCAGCAATCTGACTTTATCGGATTTGTATCGTAATTCGCCATGAAACGTTTGTGATGTTGTCCACCGTAACGAACCTCAGCATGAAAACCTTGAGCTGTTTTTCCACTAGTTTGAACCATTGTCCAATGAATTCCATTTGGTGAAGCTTCTTCAACAAACATTTTTAAACTTCCATAATATTCATCTAGTTTCATCAATTTCTCACTTGAAAAAGATAAAAATGCACGATTATCATATCCTTCCCCTGAAATAAACTTTAAAGATTTATTTCCTGAAACATATTTTAAGGAATCTATTTCTATTGTCCCGTTACCTGAAGTTTCCCAAGGAAAAAAAGTAGTTTGACCAACGGTGTAGGTTTCAAAATTATCTTCAATAATAATCTGATCTCTAAACTCTTTACAAGAACTCAAACATAATAAAACTAAAATTACACTAAGTCTTTTCATAATTTTACATAAATGAAGTACACATTCTAACAATATGATATGGTGATTTCCACATGGCAACTTTGGGAACAACTATTGGTTTTCTGTCTACAGATAACTTTTCGTACCACTCCCCATGTTTATCATCAATAAAATATTCTCTAGCAAAATTAAATAACTTGTCTCTATATTCTAAATATTTTTTTTCTTTCGTAAACTCGTATAATTTTTGAAATGCAATAATAGTTTCGGTTTGCATCCACCATTGAAACTCTTTGGTAAAATCTTTACTTTTTACATTCTGAAACATATACAAACCCCCAACTTTATCAATTAATTTCATTGAAAATTGACAATAATTTTCAAGTTTAAAAATTAACTTTTCTTGGAGTTTATGATTATCATCTAGTAACTTCGAAAAATCTAACAACATAGAAGGAACTTCAGCATTATGTCCAATTGAAATATTTTCGGTTTTTGATTTCCAGTTTTTATCAAAATCCAATTCGCAAAACTCATTTTGATGTAGAAATTTACTAATTAAAATTTCAAATAAATTCTGAATTCGATCTTTAAGTTGATCTGTTTTATAAAATTGATAAAGATTAGTATATGCCTCTAAAAGATGTAAATGTGTACCTAAACTTTTACTTTCAAAATCAATAAGATTTAATTCACGAGTAAGCTCGTTGTAATAAAAATTAAACTCTTTGTTATAAAAATTGTCTTCGATATGTAGAAATAACTCAATACACTTATTTTTGACTTTTTCTTCTTTTGAAACTAGATAATATTCAGATACCCCGAGTAAAGTATAGGCTTGAGCTATAGCTTTTTTTTCAGCATCTATAACATTGCCTTGATCATCTAATTCCCAAAAAACTCCATTATATTTTTCATCAAAAAAATGCTGTTCTACATATGCATAACTTCTTTGTAAAACATCTGAAAAATCATTACTTTTTGTATGATTTGCAACTTTTGCAAAAGACCACAATAAACGAGCATTTAAAATGATTCCTTTATTACTATTAGCTACAGGATTTCCATAAAAATCAAGTTCTCCATAAAAACCTCCATGATTAAAATCAGCAGTTTTTTCAGACCAAAAATTCATGACTTCTGAAAGCACAGCAATCATTTCTTCTTTTAAAGAATCCATTATTTATGTAAAATTATTCGTTAGCTTCTGCTCTTTGAATTTTTAACTCTTCTTCGATTTCTTTCATTCTTTTTTGAGTTAACGGATAAGCTAATAATGCCACAACACCTAACAACACAAATACAGCCGGAACAATACTCATGTTCAGTTTAATTCCCTGTAACATTTCTACTGTTTTAACAGTTGCTTGTCCGTCGTAATTGTATAAATTCAGAACTGCTAAAGTGATAGCTCCTGCTACACCTCCACCGAATTTCATTGCAAAAGTTCCTGCTGAAAAAATTAATCCCGTGGCTCTTCTTCCGTTTTTTAATTCAGAATAATCAGCTGCGTCACCTAGCATTGCAAAGAATAAAATAGGCATTAAACCTGCTCCGAATTCTGAGATAATTCCTAAAGTAAAAATGGAACCAATTTGATTTGCTTCTAACCAATACATTGCAGCGACAGAAGCTGCTGAAAATAAAATACTATAAATGAATAATTTTACTTTTCCAAAAAACTTAGTTAAAGCTGGAGCAAAAAATGTAGAAATCATAGAAATAACTAACAATGATAATAAATACAAACCTGCTAATCCGTTTTTACCACCCCAACTCGTTAAACTTCCGAAGAAATTATTTTCATCATTCACATAATGTGTAAAATAGAACATTATTGAACTTTGCTTAATAATGTTATATGTAACAAATACAAAACCAATAAATAATAAAATTAACCACGGTTTGTTACTTGCTAAATCTTTATAATCTTTTGATAAATCACCCGTTTCAACAGATTTTACACGCTCTCTTGTGGTATAAAAAGTGATAAAAGAAAAAGAAACTAAAACAAATGCCAACACATACATAGTGTATTGGTAACCAGCATTTTTATCTCCATTTCCTAAAAAGTCAACTAAAGTAATTACACCGATAGTAGCAATTACACCTCCTAAATAGGCTCCAAAGAAGCGAAAAGAAGACAATACTGTTCTTTCTTTCTGGCTAGTCGTCATTACTCCCATCAAAGCAGAATATGGAACATTATTCGCCGTATATGCGAGAATATAAAATATAGAAGTTGCATACGCCCAGAAAATTTTCCCTCCCAAACTTAAATCGGGAGTTGTAAAACGTAATACTAAAGCTACACCTAACGGTAAAGCTGTCCAAAGTAACCATGGCCTAAATTTCCCCCATTTTGTTCGGGTTCTATCAGCAATATTTCCCATGATTAAATCTGTTGCTCCGTCTCCTAAGCGAACTACCAATAATAATGTTGCTACAGCTGCCGTTCCTAATCCGAAAACATCGGTATAAAAAATTGGTAAAAAAGGTCCCATTGTCCTCCACGCAATATTAGCTGCTGTATCTCCTAAGGCATAGCCTATTTTTTCTTTTAATGATAGTTTACTTAATTCTGACATATACTTTATTTGTATTTGGTTGTTTCTCTATGTATTAAACTGGTATCAATAACTAAAGTTTTGTTTTCTGATACGTCTTTTTTTTCTATTCTGTCTATTAATAATTGTAAGGCTCTTTTTCCTATTTCCTCGGTATGCTGGCTTATTGTGGTTAATTTTGGATTGGTAAAAACCACTACATTCTTTCCTGAAAAACCTATGATAGAAAGTTTCGAAGGCATTGAAATGTTGAATTTCCTAGCAATGTTTAACGCAACCACACCTAACACATTATCGATTGCTATAATCGCATCAATATCTTTATGTGTTGACATAATTTTTTCAATGCTATCATCGACATTAGCATCGTTGGTAACTTCAAAAATTATTGGTGAGTTTTTATATGAATTAGATTCTTCAATTGCTTTTTTATAACCGTCTACTCTTAACTTTCCAACATTTAATCCTGTTAAAGAATCTAAGAGTATAATCTTTTTTCTTCCTTCAGAAATTAAATAATTAGTTGCTTCATAAACAGCTTTTAAATCGTCTATAATCACTTTATCACAATCGATAGATTTTATAAAACGATCGAACATTACCACAGGTAATCGATTGTATAACATTAGTTCTTCTAAATGTTCTACTTCACCTGAAGTTTGCGTTTCTTCTGCCACAGAAATTAAAAATCCATCTACACTTCCATCAGTTAAAAGCTCGATACTCTTTTTCTCTTTATCAATAGATTCATTTGAAATACAGGTAATAATACTGTAATCGTGCTTCGAAGCTTCTTGCTCTATACTATGCAGTGATCTTGCAAAAAATGGATTTAAAATATTTGGTAAAACAACACCAATCGTTCTTGTTTTACTTTTCTTTAGACTTAGCGCAGCCTTATTTGGCTTGTAATTATACTTTTTTGCTAATTCTTTAACTTTAGCAATAGTATCTTCACTTATTTCGTAACTATTGTTTAATGCTTTAGAAACAGTAGATATCGATACATTTAATTCTTTGGCTAAATCTTTTAGTGTAATCATGGCTTAAACGAGTAATGATAAAATGGTTATTATAGTAAAACTTGTTAAAGCTAATATAGTTGTCATTACCGTCCAACTTTTAAACGTTTGTTTTTCTGTTAAACCTAAATATTTTCCAACGAGCCAAAATCCGCTATCGTTAACATGAGACATTATTGATGCTCCAGAAGCTACTGCAATTACTAATAATGCTTTACTAGGTTCACTTAAATCTGCTCGAATTAACAAAGGAGCGGTAACTCCTGCTGCTGTAATCATTGCAACAGTTGCTGAACCTTGAAGAATACGAACTAAAACTGCGATAAAAAATCCGAAGAATAAAACTCCGATTCCGATGGTTGAGAAATAATTTGCTAACATTTCTCCTGTTCCTGTATTCACTAACATTTGCTTAAAAACACCACCAGCTCCTGTTAATAAAATAATTAATCCGGCCGGAGCCATTGAGTTCGTTGCAATTTTCAGTAATTCATCTTTTGACAATCCTCTTTTAATTCCCAATACATACCAAGCGATTAAATTCGCTATGATTAATGCGATAAACGGATTACCAATCATTCCGATCCAATCTTTCACATTTTGAGAAACCAAATCTTCACCTATTAACGGACTATTTAGTAATGTATTTGCTACGATTAAAACTATTGGAATTCCAATAATCATAATAATTAATCGTACCGCTGGATAATTTTGAATTTCAGTTGTATCGGAAGATAATTTTGGTGCTTCAATATGAATTTTATTCGCAATATAATTTGCAAATATTGGTCCGCATACCACAGCTGTTGGAACTCCAACAATAAAACCGAAGAGAATTACCCAACCTAAATCAGCTTTTAAAATATCAGAAACTGCAACTGGACCTGGTGTTGGTGGAATAAATGAATGTGTAATTGCTAAACCAGCTAATAACGGAATTGCATACAACAACAATGACTTTTTTGTTCTTCTCTGTAATGAATATACCAATGGAATTAAAATGATAAACGCTACATCAAAAAATACTGGTATAGCAACTAAGAATCCAGTTAACATTAATGCCCAAGATGCTCTTTTATCTCCAAATTTGGATAACAAATAATTCGCTAAGGCTTCTGCTCCACCAGATTGTTCTAAAATAGAACCAAAAATTGCTCCCAATCCAACAACTAAAGCTACAAAACCTAATGTTCCTCCCATACCTTGTTGCATGGTTGTAATAATTTCTTTTGGAGGCATTCCTGAAAAAACTCCAACGAAAACACTGGCTATAAGTAACGATATAAATGCCTGAATTTTAAAACGTAAAATTAAAATCAGTAAAATGGCTACTCCACCTAAAACTGCAAGAACTAAATTAAAATCTAACATATCTAGCTCCAATTATGATGAAACGTTTCTTCTCCTTCAACATCGATTCTTTGATATCTATGCGCTCCAAAGAAATCTCGTTGTGCTTGAATGACATTTGCAGAAGATTTTTCTGTTGTCATAGCTACCCAAAAATTATACGACTCGTATAAACAAGGAACATGAATTCTATTTAATAACGTATAATTTAAAACAGAAGCAATACTCGATTCGTTTTTGAACAATTCTAAGATTGTTTTTTCATCATCGAAAAGTGTAGTTACTTCTTTTAAAATCTTACTGTATTCTTTTATTTTTTCGGATTTAATGATACATCCACTAGACCAAACTCTACAGATTTCAGCTAAGTCTAAATTCCAATTGTGTTCTTTAGAAGCTTCTTGTAATAACTGAAAACCTTGATGTAAATTTATAGTTCTTGCAAAATCATATGCTTCTTCTAATTGTTTCAGACCCACTGGTTCTTTTGGAGTTAGATCTTGTTTATAAGCTGATAATCGTTTACGCTCACCTTTAAAAGAAGACGTATAACGCGCATGGACTGCTGCTGTTTTTACTGTTGTTGGAATTCCTAATTGTAATGATGCAATGCTAGACCATGACCCTGTTCCTTTGTTTCCTGCTCTATCTAAAATGGTGTCTAAAACATAGGTTTCATTCTCTTGTTCTTCTAGAATTTTTGTTGTGATTTCCAATAAGTAACTCGAATGTT
This genomic stretch from Tenacibaculum jejuense harbors:
- a CDS encoding thioredoxin domain-containing protein, whose translation is MKKPLLIISKICLIFILLIAFNCKSKEKNKITEKLEYTNALINESSPYLLQHAHNPVNWFPWDKQYLDQAKEENKLVLLSIGYASCHWCHVMEKETFEDKEVADFMNKNFINIKIDREEHPNVDKTYLKAVQIMTGNGGWPLNCVILPDGKPIWGGTYFNKENWLTSLKEIQRLYQENPGRAKGFANKLTEDLKSLQEFDNTNLNQEFSRDKLDNFIAEWKTKLDSINGGLIGKSQFPRASNYQFLLRYAYQKEDKKLENFVYKTLDKIANGGLNDHLAGGFARYTVDNKWHIPHFEKMLYDNAQLISLFSYAYQLTKNKQYKAVVYRTFDFIDKELYNDGLYFSSLNADSMNENGELEEGAYYTWKKEELQQLITSDFDLFKSYFGIDSIETVEGKHALVKIYNDEVFSKKHQLSLDDVKLKINSWTSTLLNARNKRIKPTTDQKILTSWNALLLQSFVDAYKVFGDDKFKTKALECAETIKRKAISNTGEITRSITTSNKDIKGYLEDYALLAQSFISLYEIYLDEKWLQEAKKITEISFTNFFNTEIGFFNYTAKNSDQLISDNFEIEDLVIPSSNSVICKNLFKLGHYFSNDNYLDLSEKMLQKMLPKIEKHPHVYSNWIDTYLNLSYPFYETAISGKNAIEKLKKLNQNYIPNHLIIGSTENSDLPLLKGKYNNDKTLIYICMNKTCKLPTENINTAVSMLKKN
- a CDS encoding Hpt domain-containing protein, whose protein sequence is MNSEQPNLNYISELSGGDKEFEAKMLSILKSELPEEVNTYNNHVEKQDFKQIAEIVHKIKHKISILGLEKSYESAVAYEKELLEGDMKGHTDFLELLTKMSNFLDNA
- a CDS encoding response regulator, translating into MQRKLTILLIEDDQIEVMKFNRILSKLDSKHRVIEANNGEEALKILEDKDNLPNIILLDLNMPKINGIEFLKILKDDEVLKYLPTIILTTSTNQKDMLECYRIGIAGYMVKPLKYEDYQNKLIKVLSYWSANELISV
- a CDS encoding PAS domain-containing sensor histidine kinase: MSDIVSNDLKRALENEKKARLAAEEKLNSFTKESENLINKLETKTKHLEEELSKKDSELKGIFENINDAFVQIDLRGNVIKMNDIAITMFGYDYTEGTPLNLMKIVHPDDYGYTIGAFKNLIQEGFYTKYRSRIITKNKTIKTLEVNCSLICNTNGEVAGAQGIARDITEEIAIQELLEEQKHQLDIIFNNSPIGIVLSQEQDDDFVFANNTITKMLGYTLEEMRALTVNEFTHPDDREASKKLRNKISSGEINNFTQEKRYIKKDGDILWAKTIVNSVRSPESKVKFQVATVEDITENKLAEQRLIESENRLTSLISHLDSAVLLENEKREIVISNKKMCEIFSIPLKPSELLGQNCLKLLSQTKHLFERPEYFANRINKLIKDKKVVLGDELRLVDGRILERDYIPISKNNEYKGHLWTYRDVTLSRNYRKSLETHKKRYSNIIANLKLGLVELDRRNKILSTNSNFMKMTGFDEEKILNQDVRELFKKEKIIDFIQQRNKDKKGQKSGSYEFKFINNLNQEKVLLVSAAPNFDIQGEITGSIGIVLDITHIKKLESQKEELLKKLEQRNVELEEYAHIVSHDLKSPLRSISALTSWLKEDYGENLGKGGVQNVDMIQEVVEKMERLINDILNYSSINNDDEAFENVNTYEVIKGISKLIYVPKHIKIEIDKNLPIIKADKVRIQQLFQNLMSNAVNYIDKEEGLIKINVKEKKKSYIFSVQDNGIGIKKEYHAKIFEVFQSLGNHKDSTGIGLSIVKKIVDVYGGKIWLESVERIGTTFYIEFKK
- a CDS encoding LytR/AlgR family response regulator transcription factor, with the protein product MNCLIIDDESTARTIVSQLCKTEGSLNVIEEFSNAIEAIKYLNQNEVDLIFLDIHMPDFTGFDLIQTLKKPPRIILTTSDQKFAIDAFEYECIVDYLVKPITLPRFVKAIEKAKKFTFSNQNQEANTSGKEEAKDEDQQLYINIDRRLIKIEIPSINIVEAKGDYILIKTKDKNYTVHSTLKKIEEKLPNDLFLKVHRSYIINLKKIVDIEDNSVLIEKDVIPVSRSNRSELMKRLNLL